One Spinacia oleracea cultivar Varoflay chromosome 4, BTI_SOV_V1, whole genome shotgun sequence DNA segment encodes these proteins:
- the LOC110804626 gene encoding uncharacterized protein: MFKQSPSRNNRPKGIKVKHILQICVLLAVCIWLLYQVKHSHEKRKEFEAKDEKVVVKVQSDSEIQRFGRKDIPRITEIDTDGEKHEEDEDEKESEEEDNKHEEDEPEREDVRIIEREEERGGGDDEIDEHEPEKTETESESDHEDEAVDEDKERGEKEGVTEESHTENEDVHEGLPEKEENEEDTGKEEGHTESEENDDVDNEEHSERDVASDDRDHDVGRTNTREAQEELYRADDASSEVTHDVQSIIPETKNLTSGHGNEMWGKVNFGQDHENKTSDDAEELNKPEVQSRDGASNATITESNNYEVNTTKPDDNSLQNSTLPEITSNLTGVGSENSATLLSNETQTVLDSHLSQNGTVKVPGDEEPNLPGNVLEQATDDKSQQEASADANKDLNVNTNIGESLISQNSTLASSTSTTNDKDAKEAAKDSSVGNENQGDKSQSSEETGLKESSDEGTDGIQHDPIDASDTTTPILEERESRTDMDTMPEIRSEVQNTEEAVAE; this comes from the coding sequence GTCAAGCATTCTCATGAGAAAAGGAAGGAATTTGAGGCAAAGGATGAGAAGGTTGTGGTGAAGGTTCAAAGTGATAGTGAGATCCAAAGATTTGGGAGAAAAGATATTCCTAGAATCACGGAGATAGATACAGACGGTGAAAAacatgaagaagatgaagatgaaaaaGAAAGCGAAGAGGAAGATAACAAACACGAGGAGGATGAGCCGGAAAGAGAGGATGTCAGAATTATAGAGAGAGAAGAGGAAAGAGGAGGTGGAGATGATGAGATAGATGAACATGAACCAGAAAAGACCGAGACTGAGTCTGAGTCTGACCATGAAGATGAAGCTGTAGATGAAGATAAAGAAAGAGGAGAAAAAGAGGGTGTCACTGAAGAAAGCCATACTGAAAATGAGGATGTTCATGAAGGACTTCCTGAAAAGGAAGAGAATGAGGAGGATACTGGGAAGGAAGAAGGTCACACCGAGTCTGAAGAAAATGATGATGTTGATAACGAAGAACACAGTGAACGAGATGTCGCATCAGATGACCGGGATCATGATGTAGGGAGAACAAACACTCGTGAGGCCCAAGAGGAGCTTTACAGGGCAGATGATGCTTCCAGTGAAGTTACTCATGATGTTCAATCTATTATTCCAGAAACTAAGAACTTGACTTCAGGTCATGGAAATGAAATGTGGGGAAAGGTCAACTTTGGGCAGGATCATGAAAACAAAACCTCTGATGATGCTGAAGAGTTAAACAAACCCGAGGTACAATCAAGAGATGGGGCATCTAATGCAACAATTACTGAATCAAACAACTACGAGGTCAACACGACAAAACCTGATGATAACTCACTTCAGAACTCAACATTGCCTGAAATCACTAGTAATTTAACTGGTGTTGGTAGTGAAAATTCTGCTACTTTGCTTTCTAATGAAACACAGACGGTTCTTGATTCCCATTTATCCCAAAATGGCACAGTTAAAGTGCCTGGGGATGAAGAACCAAACTTGCCAGGCAATGTATTGGAACAGGCTACAGATGACAAGAGCCAGCAGGAAGCTTCAGCAGATGCCAATAAAGATTTGAATGTAAATACCAATATTGGAGAATCCTTAATCTCGCAAAATTCAACATTAGCTTCATCAACTTCTACTACAAATGATAAAGATGCCAAAGAAGCTGCAAAAGATAGCTCTGTAGGTAATGAGAATCAGGGAGATAAATCACAGAGCAGTGAAGAAACTGGCTTGAAAGAAAGTTCTGACGAGGGAACAGATGGTATTCAACATGACCCTATCGATGCTTCTGATACAACGACCCCTATACTGGAAGAAAGAGAGTCTAGGACGGATATGGACACGATGCCTGAAATCAGAAGTGAGGTTCAGAACACAGAGGAAGCTGTGGCTGAGTGA